From Capricornis sumatraensis isolate serow.1 chromosome 19, serow.2, whole genome shotgun sequence:
GGCCTTTTGGATGGAGAATCATGGTGGAGTCAAGGTGGGAGAGAGAACCAAAGGACCAAGGAGAAGGATAccctgacattgtttctactgaaGTGGAAGCTTCCCTTTCCATTTCATAGACCccctgaaatggagcaggaccctgtggtttCTTCCCTGCACATCCTCCACCTGCTTTCTGTCTGTgggaaaactttagccaaagaataagtttaatcagagaagtgaggaaaaggcagaaacaaaggaaggCAGTCAAatgagaccaaataataatagtttaatcATCAAGCAAGGTCAAGgacttttagttcctcctcaagggttcggaggagaaggcaatgacaccccactctagcctggaaaatcccatggacggaggagcctggtgggctgcagtccgtggggtcgctaagagtaggatacgactgagcgacttcactttcactttttgctttcatgcactgaagaaggaaatggcaacccactccagtgttcttgcctggagaatcccagggacgggggagcctggtgggctgccgtctatggggtcgcacagagtcagacatgactgaagtgacttagcttagcttagcaaGGGTTCGGATAATCTTCTGAACCATATCCTTCGAGCTGCCTTGTAGACACTGACAATGCTACCAGGTAGAAGCAGTTAGCTACATGATGATCAGACGATGGCCAGGACATAAGTTGTcacagttctgagaactggcctcaaacgCAAGGGAACATACCAACCCTGGATCTAAAGACttaaacaatcaagatgatgatCACACCACTGATGACTGATTTCAACATGCCTGCTAGAGGTTTCTGCCTggagccccctccctccttctatAAAAGCTCTTGGTCACTGCTTGTCAATCGGCCTTTAGACAGCGGTCTGCCCTTCCTCCCATTCCCTGCCCCACTGCTGGCATCCAAAGTAAAGTGAATTTTCCTTTCCATCACTCTGCctttttattggcttttgaggAGTGAGCAGCAAGACCTCCACTCTTGGCAGTATCGCCATGTCTCCTGGCTGCCACAGACCCTCTCCTAGCCCAGGAGCTTTCAAGGCACCTTGCAGGTCTACACTGACGTCAGCTCCTCAGTTCTTACTTCTAGCTCTCATCCTTCCCAAGAAAAGCTGTCAGTAGGCATGTGCCTGGGTGAGATTCTGGAGGCTTACCTTAAATCTGTTctaattttatgtttgaaaaGAAAAGTGTTTAGTGACTTGAGTCCCTCAACTATTATTAATACAACTTACTAGGCTCACCCTTCACTGGTTTCATTATGgcaccacagttgaaaacatCCTATGTACAATGTACAACTCACAGCTCCCTTTGACACCCCACTTGGGTTTGTTCTCACCTAGGACACCTCACCTAGGatttctcctccctctgcctAGGATTCTGTCACTCCTCATCCTTCCATATGTACTGCTGTTCAGCCTTGAAGGTGTGGCACCAATGCCGCCTACTCCAtgaagccctccctgaccaccACTGACCACCAAGTTTGCTTCATCTTCTGCACTTTGACAATGTTTAAGCATTTACATTTCTGTGACTTGTTTTCTAGCGTACTTCCTACCAAAATATAAATTCATCATGGAGCCTAGAATGGGCTTATCCATGGGGTAAGAGCTCAATGAATCTGAGAAAGGAGAGgcaaagacagagagaggagagggaggaagatggAAGACGCTGCGTATGTCAGGCACCCTCTTTACCTTCGTACGAGTAACTTCTTCCATCTGGCAAAAGTCTCTAGCCCCAGGGCTTCCTCCACTTGCTTCATTCTGCCCTCATCAGGAAGAACAAAGATGGCCGTGAAGTTGCTTTGGTAAGGCATTTCCAGGACAGTGCAGGAAAGCTGGTCATCACGCCCCACGTTATACATGCCCACGTGGAACATCATGGGCACCTTCACGCTCTTGTTTTTGTCCAGAATGAAATCTTCCTCTTTCGTTTCCTTTGGGTCAAACTCATGTTGCCACCTGGCTTAAGATTGAAGAATAACAGAGTGACATCGGTGTCCTGAGGGAGAAGGAGCTATTGGATCCAGTTAACCATGGGGTCTCTGTCCCCACGGACTTAAAGAAGGAGTTTGGTTGCTCTGGTCTATCAGAGCAGGTGCACAGGAATCCTTGGCCTCACACCATGCTCTGAACACCTCAGGGGACGTGAGCTTGGTCCCAGTTATCAGTTATCCCAGTAAAGCTAAGACCAGGGCTGCTGACTAAGAGAGGAACTTCAGGCTGCCCCAAACCTCAAGGCTCCTGAGGCTGAGAAAGCCTGTGGATTCTCTTACAGAAGCAGTCCCTGGATCACACTTAGTGGGGGCTATTAGGTCTGAGTGGAAATTCTCACATCTATTCCAAGTCAGCCCTGGGGAAGCCACTCTCACGTAGGGCTAAGAAGACTAAGCTAACAGGCTGCCCTTGGGAGCATGCTGAAGAGCAGTGAACTCTTAAAACTGGGCCTTTTGATTCTCTGTGTTTGACCCTGAGACCTCTCTAATGGCATAGACTCAGACCTGGGTCTTTTCACTTGCTATCCTCAGCGCCCCCAGTATAAGGCCCTTAGGTCCAACCCCCCCAAGCTCAAATGTCTGGCTTTATTGCTCTAGAAGGAAAACCTTGGTCAAGTGTTCCAACCTCCCTGGGTCTCAGTGTCCTTATGTGCCAGCTGGGGATATTGATGGGAATCTCAGGGCTGCTGTGAGACTTGGAGGGGAAAGGCAACTCAGCTCAGTGACTGTGCGTAGCTAAGTGTTGAGCAGATGCTAGGCGTCATCACCTCACTGTTGCTATGGTTCTTGCTTTCATATAGAAGATGTAGGGACTTTGGGAAATTcctaattttcctttcttccctgcttTGGACAGTCTACCATTATCATTCCTGTTTTACCCTATAACCATCAATCTCCTTGTGGATTTTGGGAGAGCTGAACTTCCATATTTAGGATCATGCTGTTGACAGCCCCACAGCCTTGCCTGGTCCGAGGGATGTGGGTTTCTCATTCTCACCTATGTTGACCAACATTTGTGTGCGTGTGGTGTGACTGGGTGTGCATCATGTGGTGCATGCAGCGTGAATTAGGGAATAtactttcatcttctttttcaaTACCTCACCCTCAGACTTGGGGAGTCTATAACATGTGGTGAGAAGACCAAGGCAGCTACCAATGTGATCCTGGTCCCAATGTGATCATCAGCACGGTCACCATCCTGGGCCTCTACTTGGAGTGATGGAAAGCATAGCCATCAGGTCAAGAGAAGCGGATTCTACTCCTGACTTTCATTAGCTGGCTTTGTAACTTTGAGTACATTAATTAATCTCTGTCTGAATTTCACTTTCCTGATCTAAGAAATGGGGGAAAGGATGACACTTCAACTTCTACACCCAACGTTGTGTTAGGATAATCAGTAATCATAAAAATGCACGTATGGGGAATAGACTTCAAAACATTCATTTATCATTAATTTTCACTTTGAATCCCAATAATCATCTTATGAGCTATGTATCAAGGTACTCCTTTTTCAGACAGGAGAAGTAGGATTCAAAGAGAGCAATTACAATTACATGTGAATTCAGGGTCACAGACCAAGTAAGCGCACAACCATTGAATTTGACTCAAGTCTACATGCCAACGTACCCTAAGCCTTACCTCGAAAGAAAATATAGTTGATAAGAAGCATCACAGTGCCAGGGTCTATGTTCTTGACTAGGTTGTTGATTTTCCCCTGGGTTTTCTGACGGACATAGTTATTGATCTGCTTCTGAGCATTTTCTGAGTTCTGGAAGTTGGTGGGGATGGTGTCTGCCTTGTACATGTTCTTGACTTCTGTCAGAAACTTCTGCTGGGGCTTTACCCTCTGGTCAATAAACAAGGCATTCCCGAGTCCCAGCCTTTGGTCCTGGTTCCTCTGATTCAGCCTGTGGATGAGGTAATGGAAGCCTTCATGGAGGTCTTTCTCAGGGATGTTCCTGAAGTTGAAGCCCTCCTTGATCTCAGCCAGGGTGGAGTCCTGGGCACCCAGAGACAGCATGGAGAAGGCCATGGAGATGCTCCAGGGGGAGAAGAGGATGTTATTGTCAGGGCTGCGGAAGGACAGTTTCTTAAACAGCTTGAGTCCAAAGTCTGTGTTTCGCTTTGCAAGCTCCTGAGCTGTCCTCTTTGCCTTCCCTACTTGGTCCTGACTCACAGCTTCATGCTTCTCTGGAGAGAAGTTGGGCTTCAGAAGACCTTCCACAGTGAGGAGGCCAGCCAGAAGTAGGCCCAGGCCCAGCAAGGGGTTCATTTTTCTTGGAACTTGTCCTGTTGAGTAGTAGAACTGAGGTTAGAAGAATAGAGAACAAAAGAACTCCATTACCCCTGTCTTATCCACAAGGAAGACCAATGAAAGAAGTGATACTGTGACCAGCGTGTGCTGGGCACAGCAG
This genomic window contains:
- the SERPINA12 gene encoding serpin A12; this translates as MNPLLGLGLLLAGLLTVEGLLKPNFSPEKHEAVSQDQVGKAKRTAQELAKRNTDFGLKLFKKLSFRSPDNNILFSPWSISMAFSMLSLGAQDSTLAEIKEGFNFRNIPEKDLHEGFHYLIHRLNQRNQDQRLGLGNALFIDQRVKPQQKFLTEVKNMYKADTIPTNFQNSENAQKQINNYVRQKTQGKINNLVKNIDPGTVMLLINYIFFRARWQHEFDPKETKEEDFILDKNKSVKVPMMFHVGMYNVGRDDQLSCTVLEMPYQSNFTAIFVLPDEGRMKQVEEALGLETFARWKKLLVRRVADVFVPRLTITSNYDLKTTLSHLGISKIFEEHGDLTRISPHRNLKVGEAVHKATLKMDEKGTEGAGGSGVQTLPMETPIRVKINHRFLLMIWETKMNNLLFFGKIVNPSGR